The genome window TGGGCCTCCTGTCGCGGGGGCGTCGGGCGAGGCGCGCGATCGCCGCCATGGGCACCGGCAGCCAGTCGGGCCGGTGGCGGGCCTCATACACGACCTCGTACACGGCGCGGTCCGTCTCATAGGCACGCAGCAGCGCCGGTTCCGCCCGCGGGTCCCAGCCCGCCTCGGCGGCGTAGCCCGCGCAGTACGCCTCGCGGCAGCGCAGCGCCCACTCGGGCTGCCACGGCCGGCGGGCATGGGCGGCGTAGTCGAAGGAGCGGAGCATGCCCGCGACATCCCGGACCGGGGACTGCGGGCGGCGCCGTTCGGGGAGCGGGCGGGCCGGTTCGCCTTCGAAGTCGATCACGTGCCAACGGCGTTCGGCCCGCAGCACCTGGCCGAGGTGCAGATCGCCGTGGATGCGCTGGGCGGGCCGGGGTCTGTCGAGCGCGGCCAGTTCCGTGAAGGCGGAGCGCAGCCCGTGGGCGTACGGCAGCAGTTCCGGTACGGAGTGGGTGGCGTCCCGCAGCCGCTCGACCATGCCGGCGGTGAGGGGTCCGGTGTCGGGCGGGCCCTGGGGGTCGACGGGGAACGCGGCGGCGAGGGCCAGATGCACCTCGGCTGTGGCCCGCCCCAGTTCGTACGCCTCCTCGGTGAACTCGCGCCCGGCGGCGAGGGCGGCGAGCGCCTGCGTCCATCCGTCGGCGGCACCGTGGAGGAAGGGCTGGAGCACGCCGAGCGTCGCGTCCCAGGGGCTGGAGGTGCGGAACCAGGCCACCGGCGCGGGAACGCAGGTGCAGCCCTGCCGGACCAGGGCCCAGGGCACCTCCAGGTCGGGGTTGATCCCGGGTCGCACCCGGCGGAAGACCTTCAGGATGTAGGCGTCGCCGTACACCAGGGAGGAGTTGGACTGCTCGGCTTCGAGGAGGCGGGGCGCGAGCCCGGTGGGTATGGTCACCCGTCTGTCGCGTTCGAAGCGGAGGGCGCCCGCGGAGCCCGGCGTGCGCAGCCGTTCCAGGAGCAGGGACGCCGAGCGCGGGTCCTGGAGGGCGTCGTACACCAGCAGCCCCGCGAGAGGACCCTCGCTCGCCCGTCCGAGGACCGCCGGGGAGACCCGCGGCGACAGGAACTCTCCGGTGCCGAGGAGCAGTTGGTAGCAGTCGTACCCCGGCACGCCGGTCGGCGAGCGCCCGGTGCAGTCGGCGCGGACCAGGACGTGCAGGCAGCCGGGGTGCAGTTCGGACACCGACAGCAGGGTCAGGTCCGTGACGGGCCGTCCCTTGCCGGCGAACCAGCGCTGGCGCGGCAACCACTCCCGCAGCAGACCGGAGAGCGAGGGCAGCAGCGAGGCGGGACCGATGCCGTCCTGGCTGAGCGTTGCGGTCTGGGTCTTCGGCATGGCCTCGCGTCCTTTCCGTGCCGGCCGACGTCAGCGGCCCTGGTTCAACTGGTCACGAACACGTTGACCTTGGTGGCCTGGGGGACGTTCTTGCGGAGGCGGAACCAGTAGAAGCCGTGGCCTGCGAGGGTGAGCAGGTAGGGCAGTTCTCCGATCGCGGGGAAGCGGACCCCGCCGATCAGTTCCACCGGGTGCCGGCCCGCGAACTGGCGCAGGTCCAGCTCGGTGGGCTGCGCGAACCGGGAGAAGTTGTGCACGCACATCACCAGGTCGTCCTTGTACTCCCGCAGGAAGGCGAGCACGGCCGGGTTGGAGGAGGACAGTTCGGTGTAGGAGCCGAGGCCGAACGCGGGGTTCTGTTTGCGGATCTCGATCATGCGCCGGGTCCAGTGCAGCAGCGAGGACGGCGACGACATCGACGCCTCCACGTTGGTGACCTGGTAGCCGTAGACCGGGTCCATGATCGTGGGCAGGAACAGGCGGCCCGGGTCGCAGGAGGAGAAACCGGCGTTGCGGTCCGGGGTCCACTGCATCGGGGTGCGTACCGCGTCCCGGTCGCCGAGCCAGATGTTGTCGCCCATGCCGATCTCGTCGCCGTAGTACAGGATCGGGCTGCCGGGCAGGGACAGCAGCAGCGCGGTGAACAGTTCGATCTGGTTGCGGTCGTTGTCCAGCAGCGGGGCCAGCCGGCGGCGGATGCCGATGTTGGCGCGCATGCGGGGGTCCTTGGCGTACTCCGCCCACATGTAGTCGCGTTCCTCGTCGGTGACCATCTCCAGGGTCAGCTCGTCGTGGTTGCGAAGGAAGATGCCCCACTGGCAGCTCGACGGGATCGACGGGGTCTTGGCCAGGATCTCCGAGACCGGGTAGCGGGACTCACGGCGCACCGCCATGAAGATGCGCGGCATGACCGGGAAGTGGAAGGCCATGTGGCACTCGTCGCCGCCGCCGGCGTAGTCGCCGAAGTAGTCGACCACGTCCTCCGGCCACTGGTTCGCCTCCGCCAGCAGCACCTTGTCGGGGTACTGCGCGTCGATCTCCTTGCGGACCCGCTTCAGGAACTCGTGCGTCGCCGGAAGGTTTTCGCAGTTGGTGCCTTCCTGCTGGTAGAGGTACGGCACCGCGTCCAGACGGAAGCCGTCGATGCCGAGGTCCAGCCAGAACTTCAGGGCGGAGATCATCTCCTCCTGCACGGCCGGGTTCTCATAGTTGAGGTCCGGCTGGTGGGAGAAGAACCGGTGCCAGTAGTACTGCTTGCGGACCGGGTCGAAGGTCCAGTTGGAGGCCTCGGTGTCGACGAAGATGATCCGCGCGTCCTGGAACTGCTTGTCGTCGTCGGCCCAGACGTAGTAATCCCCGTAGGGGCCGTCGGGATTGGCGCGCGACTCCTGGAACCACGGGTGCTGGTCGCTGGTGTGGTTCATCACGAAGTCGATGATCACGCGCATGCCCCGCTGGTGGGCGGCGTCGACGAACTCCACGAAGTCCGCCAGGTCCCCGAACTCCGGCAGCACCGCCGTGTAGTCGGAGACGTCGTAACCGCCGTCCCGGAGCGGGGACTTGAAGAACGGCGGCAGCCACAGGCAGTCGACGCCCAGCCACTGCAGATAGTCCAGCTTCGCGGTCAGCCCCTTGAGGTCGCCCACGCCGTCCCCATCGCTGTCCTGGAACGACCTGACCAGGACCTCGTAGAAGACGGCACGCTTGAACCACTCCGGGTCGCGCTCCGCGGCGGGAGTGTCCTCGAAGGTGTCCGGAACGGGCTCGTTGACGATCATCGTGTGGGTGACCCTCCGATCTGCGGTGAGGACGGTCGCAGGACGGTCAGCACGTGCGCGGGGCTGTCGCCCGGCGTCAGACGTACATAGTTGGCCCTGCCCCAGTGGTAGATGACACCGGTGAGCTCATCGCGCACCGGTACGGTCTCGTGCCAGTCGAGGCCGAGCCGCGGCATGTCCAACGAGACCGTCGCCTCCTGGGAGTGGTGAGGGTCGAGATTGACCACGACCACGACCGTGTCGGCGTCGGCGCTCGCGCGCTTGCTGTACGCGATGACCGCGTCGTTGTCCGTCTGGTGGAAGTGCAGGTTCCTGAGCCGGTGGAGGGCGCTGTGCTGCCGTCGGATCGCGTTGAGTTGTGCGATGAGGGGCGCGATGCTGCGGCCCTCGCGTTCGGCGGCTTCCCAGTCCCGGGGCCTGAGTTGGTACTTCTCCGAGTCCAGATACTCCTCACTGCCCTCCCGCAGCGGCACGTTCTCACACAACTCGTACCCCGAGTACACCCCCCACGTCGGCGACAGCGTCGCCGCCAGCACCGCCCGCACCTCGAACGCGGGCCGCCCCCCGTGCTGCAGATACGCATGCAGGATGTCCGGAGTGTTCACGAAGAAGTTCGGCCGCATGTACGCCGCCGCCTCCCCCGACAACTCACTCAGATACTCCGTCAGCTCCTGCTTCGAATTCCGCCACGTGAAATACGTGTAGGACTGCTGGAACCCCACCTTGGCCAGCGTGTGCATCATCGCCGGCCGCGTGAACGCCTCCGCCAGGAAGATCACATCCGGATCCGTGGCATTGACGTCCCCGATCACCCGCTCCCAGAACACCACCGGCTTGGTGTGCGGATTGTCCACCCGGAAGATCCGCACCCCATGCCCCATCCAGAACCGCAGCACCCGCAGCGTCTCCGCCACCAACCCGTCCATGTCCGCATCGAAATGGACCGGATAGATGTCCTGGTACTTCTTCGGCGGATTCTCCGCATACGCGATCGACCCGTCCGGACGATGCCGGAACCACTCCGGATGCTTGTCCACCCACGGATGATCCGGCGAACACTGCAACGCGAAATCCAGGGCCACCTCCAGCCCCACCTCCCGCGCCCGCCCCACGAACCAGTCGAAATCCTCGACCGAGCCCAGATCCGGATGCACCGCGTCATGACCGCCCTCCGGCGACCCGATCGCCCACGGCACCCCCACATCCCCCGGCCCCGCCGACAGAGAATTGTTGGGCCCCTTGCGGAACGTCGTCCCGATCGGATGGATCGGCGGCAGATACACCACATCGAAACCCATCCCCGCGATCACCGGCAGCCGCCGCGCCGCCGTACGGAACGTCCCGTGCGGCCGCTC of Streptomyces cynarae contains these proteins:
- a CDS encoding maltokinase N-terminal cap-like domain-containing protein, whose translation is MPKTQTATLSQDGIGPASLLPSLSGLLREWLPRQRWFAGKGRPVTDLTLLSVSELHPGCLHVLVRADCTGRSPTGVPGYDCYQLLLGTGEFLSPRVSPAVLGRASEGPLAGLLVYDALQDPRSASLLLERLRTPGSAGALRFERDRRVTIPTGLAPRLLEAEQSNSSLVYGDAYILKVFRRVRPGINPDLEVPWALVRQGCTCVPAPVAWFRTSSPWDATLGVLQPFLHGAADGWTQALAALAAGREFTEEAYELGRATAEVHLALAAAFPVDPQGPPDTGPLTAGMVERLRDATHSVPELLPYAHGLRSAFTELAALDRPRPAQRIHGDLHLGQVLRAERRWHVIDFEGEPARPLPERRRPQSPVRDVAGMLRSFDYAAHARRPWQPEWALRCREAYCAGYAAEAGWDPRAEPALLRAYETDRAVYEVVYEARHRPDWLPVPMAAIARLARRPRDRRPTP
- the treS gene encoding maltose alpha-D-glucosyltransferase — its product is MIVNEPVPDTFEDTPAAERDPEWFKRAVFYEVLVRSFQDSDGDGVGDLKGLTAKLDYLQWLGVDCLWLPPFFKSPLRDGGYDVSDYTAVLPEFGDLADFVEFVDAAHQRGMRVIIDFVMNHTSDQHPWFQESRANPDGPYGDYYVWADDDKQFQDARIIFVDTEASNWTFDPVRKQYYWHRFFSHQPDLNYENPAVQEEMISALKFWLDLGIDGFRLDAVPYLYQQEGTNCENLPATHEFLKRVRKEIDAQYPDKVLLAEANQWPEDVVDYFGDYAGGGDECHMAFHFPVMPRIFMAVRRESRYPVSEILAKTPSIPSSCQWGIFLRNHDELTLEMVTDEERDYMWAEYAKDPRMRANIGIRRRLAPLLDNDRNQIELFTALLLSLPGSPILYYGDEIGMGDNIWLGDRDAVRTPMQWTPDRNAGFSSCDPGRLFLPTIMDPVYGYQVTNVEASMSSPSSLLHWTRRMIEIRKQNPAFGLGSYTELSSSNPAVLAFLREYKDDLVMCVHNFSRFAQPTELDLRQFAGRHPVELIGGVRFPAIGELPYLLTLAGHGFYWFRLRKNVPQATKVNVFVTS
- a CDS encoding alpha-1,4-glucan--maltose-1-phosphate maltosyltransferase, with the translated sequence MEPQTAHRDGASPAAGGARAAIGRIPIADVRPAVDGGRRPAKAVEGETFQVTATVFGEGQGAIGANVVLCDPEGRPGRWTPMRELEPGSDRWGAEVTPLSAGHWTYAVEAWSDPVTTWRRHARIKIPSRIDVALVLEEGADLYERAAGAVPQGPLRDLLCAAARALRDESSAPVARLAAALTPEVDAVLARYPLRELVTSSDALPLVVERERALFGSWYEFFPRSEGTSERPHGTFRTAARRLPVIAGMGFDVVYLPPIHPIGTTFRKGPNNSLSAGPGDVGVPWAIGSPEGGHDAVHPDLGSVEDFDWFVGRAREVGLEVALDFALQCSPDHPWVDKHPEWFRHRPDGSIAYAENPPKKYQDIYPVHFDADMDGLVAETLRVLRFWMGHGVRIFRVDNPHTKPVVFWERVIGDVNATDPDVIFLAEAFTRPAMMHTLAKVGFQQSYTYFTWRNSKQELTEYLSELSGEAAAYMRPNFFVNTPDILHAYLQHGGRPAFEVRAVLAATLSPTWGVYSGYELCENVPLREGSEEYLDSEKYQLRPRDWEAAEREGRSIAPLIAQLNAIRRQHSALHRLRNLHFHQTDNDAVIAYSKRASADADTVVVVVNLDPHHSQEATVSLDMPRLGLDWHETVPVRDELTGVIYHWGRANYVRLTPGDSPAHVLTVLRPSSPQIGGSPTR